The genomic region ATTCGTGAGATGAGCTGAGGCGACGCCCGCGCTCGTGCTTCGACTTCGCTCAGCATGAGCGCTCCTGAAGTGCGTACTCATCCTGAGCGAAGTCGAAGGATGGACGGCCACGACAATCCTCCCCCGCAAGCGGTGGAGGATAAGGTCAGTGCCACCCACCCTGTCATCCCGGAGTTTGCGGAGCAAACATCCGGGACCCAGACAGCTGAATCCTCCGCAAATACTGGATCCCGGAGAAACGCTGCGCTTTTTCCGGGATCACAGCCGGCGTCATTGAATCCTCCCTGTTAAGCCCTGCGCCATATTCCCCGCATGGCTGGAAAATCACCAAGACGAGACATCACCGAACGGGATGGCCGGGCGATGCGGCTGCTGTATCTCAGCGGGCGCAGCGTGGCGGAGATCGCGCGCCAGCTGGGCCGCGATGCTGCCGTCGTGTCCCGCTACATGGCACGGCATGATCTGAAGCGGCCCGAAGCGCCGCTGGAACGGCAGACGCTGGCGCTGGAATACGCATCGGACCTGCAGATCGATGCGCTGGTCTCTGCTCAGGGAACGGAGGAGATCAATGCCGCAGCGGCGATGATCGTGCGCACTGCCGGAGAAGTACGCCGGATGCATGAGGCCCAGAAGCAAGGGGAAACGGGGGAGAAGGCGGATGAATGGGCAGCAGCCCTTGCGGCAGAGGATGCCGCATTACACAGAGTCGTTGCGGGTGTGGGGTCACTGGAGACAAAAAGTGCAGGCATGGAGGGCAGAGGATCAGTTTCCGCTGCCAGACCCCGAAGCGATGCGCGTGCTGCGGCGGTATCCGTTCCTGTGGAGCGCGCGCGATGCACAGCTGAACCCTCCGGGAACGGCGTGGCGGACGTGGCTGTTCCAGGGCGGACGGGGCGCGGGAAAGACACGGGCGGGCGCCGAATGGGTGCGCTGGTCGACCGAGGCGCGGGGCGGACGCATGGCGCTGGTCGGGCCGACCCTGCACGATGTGCGCGAGGTGATGATCCACGGCGAGAGCGGGTTGATGTCGGTCGAGACGAACCCGATGCGGCGGCCGGTCTACCATCCGTCGCGGCGGCTGGTGGAGTTCCACAATGGCGCCGTGGCGCAGGTCTTCTCCGCAGAGGACCCGGACAGTCTGCGCGGGCCGCAATTCGATGCCGCCTGGTGCGACGAAGCCGCGGCGTGGACCTATGCGGACGCGGTGTGGGACATGCTGCAATTGGCGCTGCGGCTGGGGCCGCATCCGGCGGCGCTGGTGACCACGACGCCCCGGCCGACGGCGCTGATGCGGCGCCTGCATGCGGCGGCGGATACGGTGGTGACGCGGAGCGCGACACGGGAGAATGCAGGCAATCTCGCGCCCGGCTTCCTGACGGCGATGGAGGCGGCCTATGGCGGCACGCGCCTCGGGCGGCAGGAACTGGAAGGGCGGATGGTGGAGGATCCGGAGGGGGCGCTGTTTGTCCGCTCCCGGATTGATGAGGCGCGGATTTCCGTGGTTCCGGCACTGTGGGATGTGGTCGTGGCGGTCGACCCGCCTGCAACGAGCGGCGCGGCGGCGGACGCCTGCGGCATCGTCGCGGCGGGCCGGGCGGGGAATGACGCCTATGTGCTGGGTGATGCCTCAGCGCGCGGTTTGCGCCCGCTCGACTGGGCCGGGCGGGCGGTCGCGCTGGTGCGCCGAGTGGGGGCGCGGGAGGTGATCGCGGAGGCGAACCAGGGCGGCGAGATGGTGCGTCAGGTGCTGGAGACGGCGGGCTGCCCCGTGCCGGTGCGGCTGGTGCATGCGCGCCTGTCGAAACGGGCGCGGGCGATGCCGGTCGCGACGCTTTACGAGCAGGGCCGCGTGCACCATGTGGGGCAGTTCGGGGATCTTGAAGACGAGATGTGCGCCTTCGGCGCGGACGGGTTCACGGGATCGCCGGACCGCGTGGACGCATTGGTCTGGGCCGTGTGGGGGCTGATGATGGACGAGGCCGTGCTCGGCGTGCGCCAGCTGTGACGCGGCCGGTTCCCGGCGCGGAAGCGCTTGGGGCCATCAGTCGGCGAAGGTTGAGATCAACTCCTCCACGCGGGGATCGTCCAGGCCGTCCGCACTGCCGCATGCGATCAGGGAAATATAGGCCAGATGCTTTCGGTACTGAATGCCCGTCATGCTGTGTTCCAGCAGGATCGCCATGCCTTTCCTGGCGGTCTTGTCGTAATAGTATTTCCGGATCGTGTCCCAATTGTCAGCGACACAGGGTTGAACCTGGTCCAGCGTGGCGCCGCGGATCGAGATCGTCCCGCGTGGAAAGGATTTCTCGTCCGTATAGGACAGCGAGAACCCATTCGCGCTTTGCTGGGCCTTTTCGATATAAATATAGCGCAGGGTGGAAAACCGTTCCGTGAACTGTTTGAACCGCTTGAAGCCGACATCGCTGGCGCTGGTGACTTCACCCGACATGACCGAGCGGATGATTTCCCAGCTGCCGCTGTCGAGTTTCTGGGAGAGGGTCAGTTCCGACAGGATTGTGTCGAGTTGCTGCATGCGCCCGGGCGAGGCGGCAGCCCAGGCCTGGACTTCGTTCCATTGCGCCTCGGCCGTGGTCTCGGCGTAGTGGGGAAAGAGGATATCCTGCAGCACACGGCCGGACGGAGTGTTCTGGCGCTCAGGCCGGCATGCCGAATGGGTCAGGAAGGAGTGGCGGACGAGCTTTCTGACGTATGACTGGAATTCGCTGTCTGCATAGGAATCGGCGATCGTGCCGGCAGGGCTGGGGGCGGCACCCGGCGGCACGATCCCCGGGGAGAGGAAGGAATGCTGGCCATTGCCGCCGAGGATGAATTTGGTGACATCCCCGGAACCGCCGCCAACCGTCTGGTTCATCG from uncultured Hyphomonas sp. harbors:
- a CDS encoding terminase family protein gives rise to the protein MNGQQPLRQRMPHYTESLRVWGHWRQKVQAWRAEDQFPLPDPEAMRVLRRYPFLWSARDAQLNPPGTAWRTWLFQGGRGAGKTRAGAEWVRWSTEARGGRMALVGPTLHDVREVMIHGESGLMSVETNPMRRPVYHPSRRLVEFHNGAVAQVFSAEDPDSLRGPQFDAAWCDEAAAWTYADAVWDMLQLALRLGPHPAALVTTTPRPTALMRRLHAAADTVVTRSATRENAGNLAPGFLTAMEAAYGGTRLGRQELEGRMVEDPEGALFVRSRIDEARISVVPALWDVVVAVDPPATSGAAADACGIVAAGRAGNDAYVLGDASARGLRPLDWAGRAVALVRRVGAREVIAEANQGGEMVRQVLETAGCPVPVRLVHARLSKRARAMPVATLYEQGRVHHVGQFGDLEDEMCAFGADGFTGSPDRVDALVWAVWGLMMDEAVLGVRQL